A region of Massilia sp. WG5 DNA encodes the following proteins:
- a CDS encoding NAD-dependent protein deacetylase encodes MAEGFTAHDAAHDHAQKLAEFLDRHPRALVLTGAGLSTASGIPDYRDRDGTRRGRPPIHGPDFRKYEHVRKRYWARSMIGWPVLSRARPNAGHFAIAALEKIGHVGSVLTQNVDGLHGQAGSHSVLELHGNIHSVICLECSALFPRAFVQAQLADANPHMLHADATPLPDGDASVEPAELAAFRLPWCTCCGGTLMPNVVFFGDNVPPARTAIALDQMERADALLVVGSSLMVYSGFRFCRLAQASSKPIAAINLGRTRADDLLDIKIEESSERVLPLVVELLERARAGSERVAPSIQLDGGTL; translated from the coding sequence ATGGCTGAAGGTTTTACCGCTCACGACGCCGCGCACGATCATGCTCAAAAGCTGGCGGAGTTCCTGGATCGCCACCCGCGCGCGCTGGTCCTGACCGGCGCCGGGCTCTCCACGGCCTCAGGGATTCCCGATTACCGCGACCGCGACGGCACGCGCCGCGGCCGTCCGCCCATCCACGGGCCGGACTTCCGCAAGTACGAGCACGTGCGAAAGCGCTACTGGGCGCGCAGCATGATCGGCTGGCCGGTCCTGTCGCGGGCGCGCCCGAACGCCGGGCATTTTGCGATCGCAGCATTGGAGAAGATCGGCCACGTCGGCTCGGTGCTGACCCAGAATGTCGACGGCCTGCACGGCCAGGCCGGCAGCCACAGCGTGCTCGAGCTGCACGGCAATATCCATTCGGTCATCTGCCTGGAATGCTCGGCGCTGTTCCCGCGCGCCTTCGTGCAGGCACAGCTGGCCGACGCCAATCCGCACATGCTGCATGCGGACGCGACCCCGCTGCCGGACGGCGACGCCTCGGTCGAGCCGGCCGAACTCGCCGCTTTTCGCCTGCCCTGGTGCACCTGCTGCGGCGGCACGCTGATGCCGAACGTCGTCTTTTTCGGCGACAACGTCCCGCCCGCGCGCACCGCCATCGCCCTCGACCAGATGGAGCGCGCCGACGCGCTGCTGGTGGTCGGCTCCTCGCTGATGGTCTATTCGGGCTTTCGCTTCTGCCGCCTGGCCCAGGCCAGCAGCAAGCCGATCGCCGCCATCAATCTCGGCCGCACACGCGCCGATGACTTGCTCGACATAAAAATCGAAGAATCCAGCGAGCGCGTACTACCGCTCGTGGTCGAGCTGCTCGAACGGGCACGGGCTGGATCTGAAAGAGTCGCGCCATCCATTCAACTCGACGGGGGAACATTGTGA
- a CDS encoding alpha/beta fold hydrolase translates to MTNNIKGWQIGAAAAGLGLAASFFYVRAKTKQAEAENPPQGRFIEVDGVRLHYIERGEGPVLVLLHGNGVLAEDFEHSGLLDKAAEHYRVIAFDRPGFGYSERPRKTVWTPQAQARLLHHALQQLHVDSAIVLGHSWGTLVALSMALEAPDFVRGLVLLSGYYYPSLRADVLSSGPAIPVIGDLMRYTVSPLVGRMLWRPISKRAFAPQDVDIRFRALPVWMMLRPSQLRASAAETAMMIPSAMSLAKRYPELKVPVVVMAGTRDLIADFSHNSERLSERIPDSELQLQPGVGHMTHYVHPDQVITAIDSIASKVGEHLHLRSPQAEAMAAASNSGV, encoded by the coding sequence GTGACGAATAACATCAAAGGCTGGCAGATCGGCGCCGCCGCGGCCGGACTCGGACTTGCCGCATCCTTTTTCTACGTGCGTGCGAAAACGAAACAGGCCGAGGCCGAGAATCCGCCGCAGGGGCGCTTCATCGAGGTCGACGGCGTGCGCCTGCACTACATCGAGCGCGGCGAAGGTCCGGTGCTGGTGCTCCTGCACGGCAATGGCGTACTGGCCGAGGACTTCGAGCACAGCGGCCTGCTGGACAAGGCGGCCGAACATTATCGCGTGATCGCCTTCGACCGGCCGGGCTTCGGCTACAGCGAGCGTCCGCGCAAGACGGTCTGGACGCCGCAGGCCCAAGCCCGCCTGCTGCACCATGCGCTGCAGCAGCTGCATGTGGATTCGGCCATCGTGCTGGGCCACTCCTGGGGCACGCTGGTTGCGCTGTCGATGGCGCTGGAAGCGCCGGACTTCGTGCGCGGCCTGGTGCTGCTGTCCGGCTATTACTATCCGAGCCTGCGCGCCGACGTGCTGAGCTCCGGGCCGGCCATTCCGGTGATCGGCGACCTGATGCGCTATACGGTATCGCCGCTGGTCGGACGGATGTTGTGGCGGCCGATTTCGAAGCGGGCTTTCGCGCCACAGGATGTCGATATCCGCTTCCGCGCGCTGCCGGTGTGGATGATGCTCCGCCCGTCGCAACTGCGCGCCAGCGCCGCCGAAACCGCCATGATGATCCCGTCCGCGATGTCGCTGGCCAAGCGCTATCCGGAATTGAAGGTCCCGGTCGTCGTCATGGCCGGCACCCGCGACCTGATTGCCGACTTCAGCCACAATTCCGAACGCCTGAGCGAGCGCATTCCGGACAGCGAGCTGCAGCTGCAACCCGGCGTCGGCCACATGACGCATTACGTGCATCCGGACCAGGTGATCACCGCCATCGATTCGATCGCGTCGAAGGTCGGCGAGCACCTGCACCTGCGCAGCCCGCAGGCCGAGGCGATGGCAGCAGCGAGCAATAGCGGGGTCTAG
- a CDS encoding NUDIX hydrolase, with protein MAAHPHPCPDDAGEIVTIHRPSRPTHAGSWSDPAVVASVVPGGAMPATLNGLAPSPCALVLPAVGELIPEPEFALPRGLKAAAGAVVVEDDGRVWLVSPTNGFGGYTATFPKGRVDPGSPLQQTAVREVFEESGLVVRLEAHLVDVRRTQTYTRYYVAKRIAGCPSAMGWETQAVHLVPAARLAELATHPNDAAIIRALDDWLLRRQAG; from the coding sequence ATGGCGGCGCATCCGCATCCCTGTCCGGACGACGCCGGCGAGATCGTCACGATCCACCGTCCGAGCCGCCCGACCCACGCGGGCAGCTGGAGCGATCCGGCGGTGGTCGCCAGCGTGGTGCCCGGCGGGGCCATGCCGGCCACGCTGAACGGGCTCGCGCCGTCACCGTGCGCACTGGTCCTGCCGGCAGTCGGCGAGCTGATCCCCGAGCCGGAATTCGCCCTGCCACGGGGATTGAAAGCGGCCGCCGGCGCGGTCGTGGTCGAGGATGACGGCCGCGTCTGGCTGGTTTCGCCGACCAACGGCTTCGGCGGCTATACGGCCACTTTCCCGAAAGGCCGGGTCGACCCCGGCAGCCCGCTGCAGCAGACGGCCGTGCGCGAAGTGTTCGAAGAGTCCGGCCTGGTCGTGCGCCTGGAGGCGCACCTGGTCGACGTGCGCCGCACCCAGACCTACACCCGCTACTACGTCGCGAAGCGGATCGCCGGCTGTCCGTCGGCGATGGGCTGGGAAACCCAGGCGGTGCACCTGGTGCCGGCCGCGCGGCTCGCGGAGCTCGCCACGCATCCGAACGACGCCGCGATCATCCGCGCCCTCGACGACTGGCTGCTGCGCCGCCAGGCCGGCTGA
- the nadC gene encoding carboxylating nicotinate-nucleotide diphosphorylase, which produces MSNLRNPFAAEGAFDDKLQAAFEQNLLAALLEDVGTGDLTGKLVPEEPRAKARVIVREPAVLCGAPWFEGIMLAVDQDIEIDWQYAEGDLMSADSVVCTIEGSPRSLLTAERAALNFLQLLSGVASATRTYVDVIAGTRAKILDTRKTLPGLRQAQKYAVRVGGGANQRMALYDGILIKENHIAAAGGITAALNAATALNAGVTIQVEVESIAELEEALAAGAVSILLDNFDLEMMREAVRINDGRALLEASGGINMQTVRAIAETGVDRISVGSLTKDVKATDYSLRIVG; this is translated from the coding sequence ATGAGCAATCTTCGTAATCCATTCGCCGCAGAAGGCGCATTCGACGACAAGCTGCAGGCAGCCTTCGAGCAGAACCTGCTGGCCGCGCTGCTGGAAGACGTCGGCACCGGCGACCTGACCGGCAAGCTGGTGCCGGAAGAGCCGCGCGCGAAGGCGCGCGTGATCGTCCGTGAACCGGCCGTGCTGTGCGGCGCGCCCTGGTTCGAGGGCATCATGCTGGCCGTCGACCAGGACATCGAGATCGACTGGCAATATGCCGAGGGCGACCTGATGAGCGCCGACAGCGTGGTCTGCACGATCGAAGGGTCGCCGCGCTCCCTGCTGACGGCCGAGCGCGCGGCGCTGAACTTCCTGCAGCTGCTGTCCGGGGTCGCCAGCGCCACGCGCACCTACGTGGACGTGATCGCCGGCACGCGCGCGAAGATCCTGGACACCCGCAAGACCCTGCCGGGCCTGCGCCAGGCCCAGAAGTACGCGGTGCGCGTGGGCGGCGGCGCCAACCAGCGCATGGCCTTGTACGACGGCATCCTGATCAAGGAAAACCACATCGCCGCGGCGGGCGGCATCACGGCTGCCCTGAACGCGGCGACGGCGCTGAACGCCGGCGTGACGATCCAGGTCGAGGTGGAATCGATCGCCGAGCTGGAAGAAGCGCTGGCGGCCGGCGCCGTGTCGATCCTGCTCGATAACTTCGACCTCGAGATGATGCGCGAAGCCGTGCGGATCAACGACGGCCGCGCGCTGCTCGAAGCATCCGGCGGCATCAACATGCAGACCGTCCGCGCGATCGCCGAGACCGGCGTGGACCGCATCTCGGTCGGCAGCCTGACCAAGGATGTGAAGGCGACCGACTACTCGCTGCGGATCGTCGGCTGA